The Terriglobus tenax genome contains a region encoding:
- a CDS encoding phosphoglucomutase/phosphomannomutase family protein, which translates to MSEIKTVVKFGTDGWRGIIADDFTYANVRVAVSAIAHYVLKHENPAAGVCIGYDTRFGSKRFAQVAAEVLATAGVPVFLASEITPTPALSFAVRERKAAGGVMITSSHNPPEWNGVKYKGSYGGSGKPSIMTSIESYLTVDLSPAEKPAPITEVNFNPDYITAIKKFVDLGEIKASGYRFLIDVMFGAGRGVIKGIFDEAGIPNVEMRSELNPSFPGINPEPILPHIALTQKVVVAEKCAAGLVTDGDADRIGAVDEHGNVVDAHKIFCILLQWLIVRKQWPGEVTRAFNTTKMIDRICAKYGRKLNEHGIGFKYVCDLMLEKEILIGGEESGGMGISKHLPERDGLLNSLLLAQIMADEKKTLGELVASLQAEYGEHQYGRIDMHITDEVKQSAIARARAGVESISGMKVLRMETMDGIKFFLDNPEAATKPNAAETWLLLRASGTEPLLRVYCESCSVESVNKVLEAAREFVLNG; encoded by the coding sequence ATGAGCGAGATAAAGACAGTTGTAAAGTTTGGAACGGATGGCTGGCGCGGCATTATTGCCGACGATTTTACCTATGCCAATGTTCGAGTCGCCGTGAGCGCGATTGCGCATTACGTGCTGAAGCATGAGAACCCGGCAGCGGGCGTCTGTATCGGCTACGACACGCGCTTCGGATCGAAGCGCTTTGCCCAGGTGGCCGCCGAGGTGCTTGCAACGGCCGGCGTTCCGGTCTTCCTGGCCAGCGAGATTACACCGACCCCGGCACTGTCATTTGCCGTGCGTGAGCGCAAGGCGGCTGGCGGCGTGATGATTACCTCCAGCCATAATCCGCCGGAGTGGAATGGCGTGAAGTACAAGGGCAGCTATGGCGGCAGCGGCAAGCCGTCCATCATGACCTCGATTGAGAGCTACCTGACGGTGGATCTTTCGCCTGCGGAGAAGCCAGCGCCGATCACCGAGGTCAACTTCAACCCGGATTACATCACCGCCATCAAGAAGTTTGTCGACCTGGGTGAGATTAAAGCCTCTGGCTACCGCTTCCTGATCGACGTGATGTTTGGTGCGGGCCGTGGTGTCATCAAGGGCATCTTTGACGAAGCCGGTATTCCGAATGTGGAGATGCGCTCCGAGCTGAACCCGAGCTTCCCTGGCATTAACCCGGAGCCGATTCTTCCGCACATCGCCCTGACCCAGAAGGTCGTGGTCGCGGAGAAGTGCGCCGCCGGCCTGGTGACGGACGGCGATGCCGACCGCATTGGCGCGGTGGACGAGCATGGCAACGTGGTGGATGCACATAAGATCTTCTGCATCCTGCTGCAGTGGCTGATTGTGCGGAAGCAGTGGCCGGGTGAGGTGACGCGGGCCTTCAACACGACCAAGATGATTGACCGCATCTGCGCCAAGTATGGCCGCAAGCTGAATGAGCACGGCATCGGCTTCAAGTATGTGTGCGACCTGATGCTGGAAAAAGAGATCCTGATCGGCGGCGAAGAGTCCGGTGGCATGGGCATCAGCAAGCACCTGCCGGAGCGCGATGGTCTGCTGAACAGCCTGTTGCTGGCGCAGATTATGGCCGACGAAAAGAAGACGCTGGGTGAGTTGGTGGCTTCGCTGCAGGCCGAGTATGGCGAGCACCAGTACGGCCGTATTGATATGCACATTACCGATGAGGTGAAGCAGTCGGCGATTGCGCGCGCGCGGGCGGGTGTGGAGTCCATCAGCGGCATGAAGGTGCTGCGGATGGAGACGATGGACGGCATCAAGTTCTTCCTCGACAATCCGGAGGCCGCAACCAAGCCAAACGCTGCCGAGACCTGGCTGCTGCTGCGCGCCAGCGGCACGGAGCCGTTGCTGCGCGTTTACTGCGAGTCGTGTTCGGTGGAATCCGTAAACAAGGTGCTGGAAGCGGCGCGGGAGTTTGTGCTGAATGGCTGA
- a CDS encoding HAD family hydrolase has product MAEQVTVQAKGLLFDNDGVLISSINSVNRCWRQWARMYGIPDAENYNVPHGMRAIEIVRQLRPDIDADAGLKVIEDLEIADTSDIEVLPGVRKLLTSLPPERWAIVTSGTSRLLVARLKAAGLPYPERLVAGDMVTNGKPHPEPYEKGAALLGFAPAECIVVEDAPSGVQAGKDAGCRVIAVLGTHTAEELSHADWVVPTLEELQFTAGPDGLTLSFPSVK; this is encoded by the coding sequence ATGGCTGAGCAGGTGACCGTACAGGCCAAGGGACTGTTGTTTGATAATGACGGCGTTCTGATCAGCTCCATCAACAGCGTGAATCGCTGCTGGCGCCAGTGGGCCAGGATGTACGGCATTCCCGATGCGGAGAACTATAACGTTCCGCATGGCATGCGCGCGATTGAGATTGTGCGGCAGCTTCGCCCGGATATTGACGCCGATGCCGGCCTGAAGGTGATTGAAGACCTTGAGATTGCCGACACCAGCGATATTGAGGTGTTGCCCGGTGTACGCAAGCTGTTGACCTCTCTGCCGCCGGAGCGCTGGGCGATTGTGACCTCCGGCACCAGCCGTTTGCTGGTGGCGCGGCTCAAGGCGGCGGGTCTGCCATATCCGGAACGCCTGGTTGCTGGCGACATGGTGACCAACGGCAAGCCGCACCCTGAGCCTTATGAGAAGGGCGCTGCTCTGCTGGGGTTTGCGCCTGCGGAGTGCATCGTGGTGGAAGATGCTCCAAGCGGTGTGCAGGCGGGCAAGGATGCAGGATGCCGCGTGATTGCGGTGTTGGGAACGCACACGGCGGAAGAGCTGAGTCATGCTGACTGGGTGGTTCCAACGCTGGAAGAGCTGCAGTTTACGGCTGGGCCCGATGGGCTGACGTTGAGCTTTCCTTCGGTGAAGTAG
- a CDS encoding pyridoxal phosphate-dependent aminotransferase, with protein MTTAAATQKKVLTDRINRIEVSATMAITAEALKMKSQGIDLADFGAGEPHFATPRHIKDAAIKAIEENHTRYTAVAGIPEVRKAIVERHKADFNTNYTVEECVFSVGGKHALFNAIQVLVDHGDEVVLPVPYWVSFKDIIQYAGGIPVYVESSEAENFRITARMIEAVITPKTKVIILNTPSNPSGAIIAPSDLESIIRLAHAKGIYVLLDECYAYLNFTGACISGGSFTDCKEHIIVLGSLSKTYAMTGWRAGYALGPKQIIASMSKLQSQSTSNVATPVQYASIAALTASQECITEMRADYIRLRDRILEGFKGIPGLTCTVPEGAFYVYPNIKAFLGKGGLNSAADVASKLLTEAHVVTVPGEPFGTTEHVRLSYAVSEDVIDKGVARMKEFFAKLS; from the coding sequence ATGACCACCGCAGCAGCCACGCAAAAGAAGGTTCTTACCGACCGCATTAACCGCATCGAAGTCTCAGCCACCATGGCCATTACGGCCGAGGCGCTGAAGATGAAATCGCAGGGCATTGACCTGGCCGATTTCGGCGCAGGCGAGCCCCACTTCGCCACTCCGCGCCACATCAAAGACGCGGCGATTAAGGCGATTGAGGAGAACCACACGCGGTATACGGCGGTTGCCGGCATCCCCGAGGTGCGTAAGGCGATTGTGGAGCGCCATAAGGCTGACTTCAACACCAACTACACCGTAGAGGAGTGTGTCTTCTCCGTCGGCGGCAAGCATGCGCTGTTCAACGCCATCCAGGTGCTGGTGGACCACGGCGACGAGGTTGTTCTGCCGGTACCGTACTGGGTCAGCTTCAAGGACATCATCCAGTACGCCGGTGGTATCCCGGTGTATGTGGAGTCGAGCGAAGCGGAGAACTTCCGCATTACGGCCAGGATGATTGAGGCTGTGATCACGCCGAAGACCAAGGTCATCATTCTGAACACTCCGTCGAACCCCTCGGGCGCGATCATCGCTCCGTCGGACCTGGAGTCGATCATCCGTTTGGCGCACGCCAAGGGCATTTATGTACTGCTGGACGAGTGCTATGCGTACCTGAACTTTACGGGCGCCTGCATCAGCGGCGGTTCGTTCACCGATTGCAAGGAGCACATCATCGTGCTGGGTTCGCTGTCGAAGACCTATGCGATGACCGGCTGGCGCGCGGGCTACGCTCTTGGTCCGAAGCAGATCATTGCATCCATGAGCAAGCTGCAGAGCCAGAGCACGTCGAACGTGGCGACACCGGTTCAGTATGCTTCGATTGCCGCTCTGACGGCCAGCCAGGAGTGCATCACGGAGATGCGTGCGGACTACATCCGTCTGCGCGACCGTATCCTGGAAGGCTTCAAGGGGATCCCCGGGCTGACCTGCACGGTGCCTGAAGGTGCGTTTTACGTGTATCCGAATATCAAGGCTTTCCTGGGCAAGGGCGGCCTGAACTCGGCCGCTGATGTAGCTTCCAAGCTGCTGACGGAAGCCCATGTGGTGACGGTACCGGGTGAGCCCTTCGGAACCACCGAGCATGTCCGTCTCTCCTATGCCGTGTCGGAAGATGTCATCGACAAGGGTGTGGCGCGCATGAAGGAATTTTTCGCGAAGTTGTCGTAA
- a CDS encoding mannose-1-phosphate guanylyltransferase produces MEPTSTKAPNFVPVILAGGSGTRFWPRSRKAKAKQVLALDGERTMIQQTVDRLALTTERKNIWVITNSVLSETIRTQLPDVLTQHIVCEPAARNTAPACGLAAFLMERDEPDTVIGIFPSDHVVKDAGRFAAALRAGIAVAAAGDNIVVMGVPPTRPETGYGYIEQGDVAMPAQGLLLPVRHVHRFTEKPDKQTAIEFVAAGRYTWNSGIFLWSARTLANALREHVPQVAVRLEEIAAAWGTPEFDEVFNRVYPECENISIDYAVLEPRSGKGEQASGIYCIPAEFGWNDLGSWAALHEHQRSIAAPGCDQYGNVVDAQGRLALNARGNYVYAKDRMVALVGVNDLVVVETEDALLVTTREHSQDVGKVVKALQELGRKELI; encoded by the coding sequence ATGGAACCGACATCTACGAAAGCACCTAACTTTGTGCCTGTGATTCTTGCAGGCGGCAGTGGAACCCGTTTCTGGCCTCGCAGCCGGAAAGCCAAGGCCAAGCAGGTACTGGCGCTGGACGGCGAGCGCACGATGATCCAGCAGACCGTCGATCGCCTTGCGCTGACGACCGAGCGGAAGAATATCTGGGTGATCACCAACTCGGTGCTGTCCGAGACGATCCGGACGCAGCTGCCGGATGTTCTGACGCAGCATATCGTCTGCGAGCCGGCTGCCCGTAACACGGCGCCGGCCTGCGGACTTGCCGCATTTCTGATGGAGCGTGATGAGCCGGATACGGTGATCGGCATCTTCCCGTCGGACCACGTGGTGAAGGACGCCGGCCGCTTTGCGGCGGCTCTGCGCGCGGGCATTGCAGTAGCTGCCGCAGGCGACAACATTGTGGTCATGGGCGTTCCGCCCACACGCCCGGAGACGGGCTATGGCTACATTGAGCAGGGCGATGTGGCCATGCCGGCGCAGGGACTTCTGCTGCCGGTGCGTCACGTGCACCGCTTTACCGAGAAACCAGACAAGCAGACTGCAATAGAGTTTGTAGCGGCGGGCCGCTACACCTGGAACAGCGGCATCTTCCTCTGGTCGGCGCGTACGCTGGCTAACGCTCTGCGGGAGCATGTGCCGCAGGTGGCGGTACGCCTGGAAGAGATTGCGGCGGCTTGGGGTACACCTGAGTTTGACGAGGTGTTCAACCGGGTTTATCCGGAGTGCGAGAACATCTCGATTGACTACGCGGTGTTGGAGCCACGTTCCGGCAAGGGCGAGCAGGCTTCGGGCATCTACTGCATTCCGGCTGAGTTTGGCTGGAACGACCTGGGGTCGTGGGCTGCTCTGCATGAGCATCAGCGGTCGATTGCTGCTCCTGGTTGCGACCAGTATGGCAATGTGGTGGACGCGCAGGGACGGTTGGCGCTGAACGCCCGTGGCAATTATGTGTATGCCAAGGACCGTATGGTCGCCCTGGTGGGTGTGAATGACCTGGTCGTGGTGGAAACCGAAGATGCGTTGCTGGTAACCACGCGGGAGCACTCGCAGGACGTGGGCAAGGTTGTGAAGGCGCTGCAGGAACTCGGCAGAAAAGAGCTGATCTAA
- a CDS encoding metal-dependent transcriptional regulator has translation MEKQSQSRRSESIDNYLKAILALGGGDDHLVGSKQIADRLGIAPASVTNMLQRLAAQTRPMVKYERHKGVRLSAIGRKRALEIVRHHRLIETFLFEVLGYRMEELHDEAERLEHFISERFEERVAARLGNPTQDPHGHCIPALDGSMPAQHGISCNCYV, from the coding sequence GTGGAGAAGCAGTCCCAAAGCCGTCGCAGTGAGTCGATCGACAACTACCTGAAGGCGATCCTCGCCCTCGGTGGCGGTGACGACCATCTCGTCGGCAGCAAGCAGATCGCCGACCGGCTCGGCATCGCACCCGCCTCCGTCACCAATATGCTGCAGCGCCTGGCCGCGCAAACCCGTCCCATGGTGAAGTATGAGCGGCACAAGGGCGTCAGGCTCTCCGCCATCGGACGCAAGCGCGCACTCGAGATCGTGCGGCATCATCGCCTCATCGAGACCTTCCTCTTCGAAGTTCTGGGCTACAGGATGGAAGAGTTGCACGACGAGGCCGAGCGCCTGGAGCACTTCATCTCCGAGCGCTTCGAAGAGCGCGTCGCCGCACGGCTCGGCAACCCTACGCAAGACCCCCACGGCCACTGCATTCCCGCGCTGGACGGATCGATGCCCGCGCAACACGGCATCAGTTGCAACTGCTACGTCTAG